From Etheostoma cragini isolate CJK2018 chromosome 17, CSU_Ecrag_1.0, whole genome shotgun sequence, one genomic window encodes:
- the klhl31 gene encoding kelch-like protein 31: MAPKKNKAMKKNKTDINEMTIMVEDSPINKINGLNSLLEGGNGFSCISTEVNDSAYAPNLLEGLSTMRQDSFLCDLTVSTKSKSFDVHKVVMASCSEYIRNILKKDLCLQKIDLNDLSPVGLATAITYAYSGKLTLSLYSIGSTIAAAILLQIGTLVKMCSDFLMQELSVENCMYVANIADAYDLKETKEAAQKFMRENFIEFSEMEQFLKLTYEQISDFLSDDSLHLPSEVTAFQIAMKWLDFDEKRLKYAADLLTLIRFGTISAQDLVNHVQTAPRMMQDPECHRLLVDAMNYHLLPYQQNILQSRRTKVRGGLKVILTVGGRPALTEKSLSKDVLYRDEDNVWNKLTEMPAKSFNQCVAVLDGFLYVAGGEDQNDARNQAKHAVSNFCRYDPRFNSWIHMSNMIQRRTHFSLNIFNGLLFAIGGRNGDGVQASVECYVPSSNQWQMKAPMEVPRCCHGSSLIDGKILVSGGYINNTYSRAVCAYDPSTDTWQDKSSLSTPRGWHCAATVGERAYVIGGSQLGGRGERVDVLAVESYNPHSGQWSYCTPLRTGVSTAGISILNNKIYLLGGWNEGEKKYKKCIQVFNPDLNEWTEDDELPEATVGISCCVVTIPTRKTRESRASSVSSAPVSI, encoded by the exons ATGGCACCCAAAAAGAATAAGGCgatgaaaaagaataaaacagacatcAATGAAATGACCATAATGGTCGAGGACAGTCCAATCAACAAGATCAATGGACTTAACTCTCTGTTGGAAGGAGGAAACGGCTTCAGCTGCATTTCAACCGAAGTTAATGATTCTGCTTATGCCCCAAATCTCTTGGAGGGTTTGAGCACCATGAGGCAGGACAGTTTCCTCTGCGATCTAACAGTCTCCACCAAGTCAAAGTCATTTGATGTCCACAAGGTTGTCATGGCCTCCTGCAGCGAGTACATTCGAAACATCTTAAAGAAGGATTTGTGCTTACAGAAGATCGACCTGAACGATCTCTCACCCGTCGGCCTTGCAACAGCCATTACATACGCATACTCAGGAAAGCTGACCCTGTCGCTGTACAGCATCGGGAGCACTATTGCTGCAGCCATACTGCTGCAGATTGGTACCTTAGTGAAGATGTGCAGTGATTTCCTCATGCAGGAGCTCAGCGTGGAGAACTGCATGTATGTGGCCAACATCGCTGATGCCTATGACCTCAAAGAAACCAAGGAGGCGGCTCAGAAGTTCATGCGGGAGAACTTCATAGAGTTTTCTGAGATGGAGCAGTTCCTGAAGCTCACCTATGAGCAGATCAGTGATTTCCTGTCAGATGATTCCCTGCATCTTCCTTCCGAGGTCACAGCCTTCCAGATTGCCATGAAGTGGTTGGACTTTGACGAGAAGAGGTTGAAGTATGCGGCAGATCTCCTAACTCTCATCCGCTTCGGCACTATCTCCGCCCAAGACCTGGTGAATCATGTCCAGACTGCGCCCAGAATGATGCAAGACCCTGAGTGCCACCGTCTCCTTGTTGATGCCATGAATTACCATCTGCTGCCATACCAACAAAACATCCTCCAGTCACGCAGAACCAAGGTGCGCGGTGGCCTCAAGGTGATATTAACAGTTGGTGGTCGACCTGCTTTGACAGAGAAATCTCTCAGCAAAGACGTTCTTTACAGGGATGAAGATAATGTGTGGAATAAGTTGACTGAAATGCCAGCAAAGAGCTTCAATCAGTGTGTGGCAGTCTTGGATGGCTTCCTGTATGTGGCAGGGGGTGAGGATCAGAATGATGCAAGAAACCAGGCTAAACATGCCGTTAGCAACTTCTGCAG ATACGACCCACGCTTCAACAGTTGGATTCACATGAGCAACATGATCCAGAGGCGCACACACTTCAGCCTCAACATTTTCAATGGCCTCCTGTTTGCCATCGGAGGGCGAAACGGCGATGGTGTTCAGGCCTCTGTGGAGTGCTATGTGCCCTCCTCCAACCAGTGGCAGATGAAAGCTCCCATGGAGGTGCCTCGCTGCTGTCACGGCAGCTCCCTCATCGATGGCAAGATCCTTGTATCCGGAGGTTACATCAACAACACCTATTCCAGGGCTGTGTGTGCCTATGACCCCTCCACTGACACCTGGCAGGATAAAAGCAGCCTGAGCACACCTCGAGGATGGCACTGCGCGGCCACCGTGGGAGAGAGAGCGTACGTCATCGGTGGCAGTCAGTTGGGAGGTCGTGGGGAGAGGGTGGACGTCCTCGCCGTAGAGTCTTACAACCCTCACAGTGGGCAGTGGAGCTACTGCACGCCTCTCCGCACAGGGGTGAGCACGGCTGGTATTTCCATTTTGAACAACAAGATCTATCTCCTCGGAGGCTGGAACGAAGGCGAGAAGAAGTACAAGAAATGCATTCAGGTTTTCAACCCTGATCTCAATGAATGGACTGAGGATGATGAACTGCCAGAAGCTACAGTCGGCATTTCATGCTGTGTTGTCACCATACCCACGCGGAAAACACGAGAGTCCAGAGCTAGTTCAGTGTCTTCTGCACCAGTCAGTATATAA